From Rhododendron vialii isolate Sample 1 chromosome 10a, ASM3025357v1, the proteins below share one genomic window:
- the LOC131302464 gene encoding uncharacterized protein LOC131302464 — MAPPLQYFSFRKVLILSTSLLLLFFTSVLVCAHTEAHSLSHESSNKRRMLEVQKEEDQPIKNKSTTTTKNQTKLIKPSTKNQTKLIKTATTDSGKNQTKLLKTTSGLAKNQTELTKLVSLESTKNKTKLIKPNKNSTMETIPTIKIKLKKLNSTSKASNSTKPSSNLAKKPLDLLKPSSPKNKTTKPMSPKQPKTQLDKALNETKSKNQETEKKPKPNKTQKPTEQDDVVDDLVEDFRDLPSKLQAALFPDLEKISTTSKIYLTRSHKEITKGFKPFVGTSYAPTIASIVSFAFILIPLVLVSLIFTKIKAYFSLQKILIFIHLYLSIYFSILCLSSLVTGLEPLGFFYATSRSTYVWLQVLQTLGYVLYLLLLLMYLVLVFATESGLGSKMLGLAQTLVGLAVGLHCYMTVFHRVVLRQPPRTNWRIHGVYAACFLVIGLLANADRRKKAYLEYGGEEAKKN, encoded by the coding sequence ATGGCTCCACCGCTGCAGTACTTCAGTTTCAGAAAGGTACTCATTCTTTCCACTTCTCTGTTATTACTTTTCTTCACTTCTGTATTAGTTTGTGCCCACACTGAAGCCCACTCTCTGAGCCATGAGTCctcaaataaaagaagaatgtTAGAGGTAcagaaagaagaagatcaaCCAATCAAGAACAagtccaccaccaccaccaaaaaccaaaccaaacttatCAAACCCTccaccaaaaaccaaaccaaattgatCAAAACCGCCACCACAGACTCGGgcaagaaccaaaccaaattgtTGAAAACCACGTCTGGTTTAGCCAAAAACCAAACAGAGCTTACGAAGCTCGTGTCCTTGGAATCTACCAAAAACAAGACCAAGCTCATCAAACCCAATAAGAATTCAACCATGGAAACCATTCCCACCATCAAAATCAAGCTCAAGAAGCTTAATTCCACCTCGAAGGCATCGAACTCGACCAAACCCAGTTCAAATCTAGCCAAGAAACCCTTGGATCTACTCAAACCAAGCTCGCCaaagaacaaaacaacaaaacccatGTCCCCAAAACAGCCCAAAACCCAACTAGACAAGGCTCTCAATGAGaccaaatccaaaaaccaagAAACAGAGAAAAAACCCAAGCCAAACAAGACCCAAAAACCAACCGAACAAGATGATGTTGtggatgatttggtagaagatTTCAGAGACCTACCTTCCAAGCTACAAGCAGCACTCTTCCCAGACTTGGAGAAGATTTCAACCACTTCCAAAATCTACCTAACCAGAAGCCACAAAGAGATAACAAAAGGGTTCAAACCCTTCGTGGGCACAAGCTACGCCCCAACCATAGCCTCCATAGTCTCGTTTGCTTTCATTTTGATCCCACTAGTTCTAGTCTCTCTCATCTTCACCAAGATCAAAGCCTACTTCTCTCTCCAGAAAATCCTCATTTTCATCCACCTCTACCTCTCCATCTACTTCTCCATCCTCTGCTTGTCCTCCCTGGTGACCGGCCTCGAGCCCCTGGGGTTTTTCTACGCTACGTCGCGGTCCACCTACGTCTGGCTGCAGGTGCTGCAGACCCTGGGTTACGTGTTGTACcttctgctgctgctgatgTATCTCGTGCTGGTTTTCGCGACGGAGTCTGGGCTGGGCTCGAAGATGCTGGGCCTGGCCCAGACGCTCGTGGGCCTTGCCGTTGGGCTGCACTGCTACATGACGGTGTTCCATAGGGTCGTGTTGCGCCAGCCGCCCAGGACTAACTGGAGGATCCATGGGGTTTACGCCGCGTGTTTTCTCGTGATTGGTCTGTTAGCTAATGCCGACAGGAGAAAGAAGGCATACTTGGAATACGGTGGCGAGGAAGCCAAaaagaactga